The proteins below come from a single Triticum aestivum cultivar Chinese Spring chromosome 5D, IWGSC CS RefSeq v2.1, whole genome shotgun sequence genomic window:
- the LOC123120721 gene encoding uncharacterized protein, which produces MGDVSTIQRPSGTVAKQGDQVGELVSAGWTNETHNMYISSMEVSFMQQLRGQQQHHHHASPDRSMIHVGSGHGLKVLQEGASDNLGSEKNVPRPRDVGARGTDTVQAMAPKHGRGVSTCVRGNPVDRTSGCYTFHLVC; this is translated from the exons ATGGGGGACGTATCCACGATTCAACGCCCATCCGGCACTGTTGCCAAG CAGGGTGATCAGGTTGGGGAGCTGGTGTCGGCCGGATGGACCAACGAGACCCACAACATGTACATCAGCTCCATGGAGGTGTCCTTCATGCAGCAGCTCCGTGgccagcagcagcaccaccaccacgccTCTCCCGACAGGAGCATGATCCATGTGGGTAGTGGCCATGGGCTCAAGGTGCTCCAAGAGGGAGCCTCTGATAACCTCGGGTCTGAGAAGAACGTACCTCGCCCGCGTGATGTTGGTGCACGAGGCACCGATACAGTTCAAGCGATGGCTCCGAAGCATGGAAGAGGAGTGAGCACTTGCGTCAGAGGAAATCCTGTTGACAGAACCTCAGGTTGTTACACTTTTCATCTTGTTTGCTGA